The genomic region GCGACCACGGCATCGGCATGCAGCGCGGCTCCACCGGGGCGTACGAGGCCGCGGCCCGTGCCGAAGCGCTCGGCGCCGGTGCAGAAACGCTTCTGCACCGGGCTGCCGATGCCTGGGCGGACCGGGCCGGCGGCACCTCCGGCGCCCTGTGGGGCGTCATGCTCCGGGCGCTCGGCACCGCGCTCGGCGACACCGAGCGGCCCACGGCCCCCGTCGTCGCCGCCGGGGTCGCCCGGGCCGCGGCGGGCGTGATGGAGCTGGGGAAGGCGGAGGTCGGCGACAAGACCATGGTCGACGTCCTCGTCCCCTTCTCCTACGCGCTCACGGCAGCCGCCGAGGCGGGGCAGCCCCTGGCCACCGCCTGGGACACGGCCGCGCACTCCGCCACCGCCGCCGCCGAGGACACCGCCGGCCTGCTCCCCCGGATGGGCCGTGCCCGCCCGCACGCCGAGAAGAGCCTCGGCACCCCGGACGCCGGAGCCCACTCGCTCGCCCTGATCGTCCGTGCCGTGCACGGCGTGTTCGTACCCACCCTGGAGAACCACTGATGTCCGAGAAGCTCCGCATCGTCGTCGGCTCCGACGACGCCGGTCACACGTACAAGGAAGCCCTCAGGAAGGACCTGGAGGCCAGCGGCCTCGTCGCCACCGTCACCGATGTCGGGGTCGACGCGGACGGGCACACCGCCTACCCGAAGGTCGCCATCGCCGCCGCCGAGATGGTCGCCCGCGGCGAGGCCGACCGCGCCCTGCTGGTCTGCGGCACGGGCCTCGGCGTGGCCATCGCCGCCAACAAGGTCAAGGGCGTCCGGGCCGTCACCGCGCACGACTCCTTCTCCGTCGAGCGCGCGGTGCTCTCCAACAACGCCCAGGTCCTCACCTTCGGCCAGCGCGTCGTCGGCCTGGAGCTGGCCCGCCGGCTGGCCGCCGAGTGGCTGACGTACCGCTTCGACGAGGCGTCGGCGTCGGCCGCCAAGGTCGCGCTGATGGACGACTACGAGAACAAGCAGGAAGCCGCAGCCTGATGCCCGCGCAGAACCGCCCCCAGGTCACGATCGGGGTGAGCCTGAAGATGTACTTCGGCCACCACGAGACCCTCAACTGGGCCCGCAGCATCGCGGATCTGGGCGCCCGGCACCCGGCCGTCACCAGCGGCACGGCCGAGCTGTTCGTGCTGCCCGCCTTCCCCGCGCTCGTCCCGGTCACCGGCATCCTCGCCGGTACGGAGGTGCGGACCGGGGCGCAGGACCTGGCGACCGAGGACTCCGGTCCGTACACCGGCGAGGTCAGCGGCGCGCACCTGCACGAGATCGGGGCCCGCTACGCCGAGGTCGGGCACGCCGAGCGCCGTCGGCTCTTCGGCGAGGGCGACACGGTCGTCGCCGCCAAGACGGCCGCCGCTCTGCGCAACGGGCTGACCCCGGTCCTCTGCGTCGGCGAACTCGACCAGGTCTCCCCCGCCGAGGCGGCCACCCGCACGGTCGCCGAGGCCGAACGCGTCCTGGCGACGGCGGCCCACGACGGCCCCCTCGCCCCGGTCGTCCTCGCATACGAACCGCAGTGGGCCATCGGCGCCCCCCGCCCCGCCTCGCCGGAGCACATCCGCACGGTCTGCGAGGCCCTCACGGCCTGGCTCGCCACCCAGCCCTCCCTGTCCGGCAGCCGCGTGATCTACGGCGGCAGCGCGGGCCCGGGTCTGCTGACCGAGCTGGGCCCGTGCGTCGACGGTCTGTTCCTCGGCCGCTTCGCCCACGACCCGGCAGCGGTGGAACGCATCCTCGACGAGGCGCGGGAAGGGGCCGCCACGTGTACGGCCTGAGCACCTACGCCTTCTTCTGGCGCATCTCGGACAGGGCCCCCCGCCCCCTCAGCCTCCAGGAGATGCTCGCGCAGACCCGGGAGCTGGGCGGCGAGGTCTTCCAGATCTGCGACTACGCGCTGATCGAGTCGTACGACGACGAGCAGCTCGACACCCTGCGCGCCACCGCCGCCGGCCACGGCATCACGCTGGAGCTGGGCACCAGGGGCGTACGCACGGAGCACCTGGCCACCTACCTCCGCATCGCGCGGCGCCTGGGCGTCACCCTGGTCCGCTCCATGCTGAACACGGCGGACCACCGGCCGTCCGTCGCGGAGGCCACCACGCTTCTGCGCGAAGCCGTACCCGCCTACGCGGCGGCCGGTGTCACGCTCGGCCTGGAGACCTACGAACAGGTCTCCACCGACGACCTGCTGGCCGTCGTACGCGGTGTGGACAGCCCGAACCTCGGCGTCGTCCTCGACCCGGGCAACAGCGTCGCCCGGCTGGAGCGCCCGGTGGACGTCGTCGACGCCACCGCCCCCTACGTGGTGAACATCCACGTCAAGGACTTCTCCTTCTCCCGCCGCGACGGCTGGGTCGGCTTCACCTTCGCCGGCTGCCTTCTCGGCGAGGGCCTCCTCGACTACGGCGACATGATCCGCAAGGTCGGTCCCGACGAGCGTGGCATCAACCAGATCGTGGAGCACTGGCTCCCCTGGCAGGGCGATTTCGACGAAACCGCCCGCCTGGAGGACCGGTGGACCCGGCACAGCATCAACACCCTTCTGAGGAGCAAGTAATGGCCACCGGATCCAGGACCGTCGCCGTCATCGGGGCCGCAGGCAAGATGGGCCAGCGCGTCTCCGACAACCTGGTCAAGAGCGACTTCACCACTCTCTTCGCCGAGAACTCCCCCAAGGGGCAGGAGCTGATCCGTGAGCTCGGCCGCGAGCTGACGGACGGCGCCGACGCCGCCGCGCAGGCCGACGTCGTGATCCTCGCCGTCCCGGACGTCGTGCTCGGCACGGTCTCCGAGCAGCTCGTCCCGGTCATGAAGCCCGGCGCGATCCTGCTGACCCTGGACCCGGCCGCCGCGTACGCCGGTCTGCTGACCCGCCGCGCGGACGTGCACAACGCCGTGGCGCACCCCTGTCACCCGTCGGTGTTCCTGGAGCGCACGACGAAGGAGGAGTGGGCGGACACCTTCGGCGGCATCGCCGCCCCGCAGGAGGTCGTCGCCTCCTTCGAGCCGGCGGCCGAGTCCGCCGACCCGGCGGTCCAGGAGCTGGCCGAAGCGGTCATCAGCACCATGTACGCCCCGGTCGTCGAGGTGCACTGGGTGACGGTCAAGCAGCTCGCGGTCCTGGAGCCGACCCTCGTCGAGACGATCGCCTGCATGGTCGGCGCCCTGCTGACCGAGGCCCTCCACGAGACGGTCCACACGGTGGGCGTCCCGGAGAAGGCGGCCCGCGCGATGCTGCTCGGCCACACGCAGGTCGCACTGGCCAACACGCTCAAGGGCTCGAACCCGTTCTCCGACGCGTGCCTGATCGCGATGGACTACGGCCGCGAGTCCATCGTCCGCGAGGACTGGAAGAACGTCTTCAAGGACGACGAACTCGACAAGGTCATCACGCGGATGCTCAAGATCAAGGAGATCAGGCGCTGACCCGGTCCTGACACCGGCGCCACCGCTCAGGTCCCCGCGAAACCGGGCCGGGCTCTCCATCAGGGGTGGAGGGCCCGGCCCTTCGCATGCCCCCTCGCCTCACACGCCGAGGATGCGGGAGATCCCGTAGTCGAAGCGTTCGTCGAAGGAGGCGTCCTCGAAGTGCTCGGCGGCCCGGGACAGGGACGGGTACTCCCCCGCGTCCAGCCGCCGGGCGAACGCCGGACCCCTCGCGTCCGGCAGCGCCTGCTCCTCCTGGGCCAGCCCGAGGGTGAAGTAGACCAGGGTCCAGGCCGTCCAGACCGCCTCCCGCTCCCGCAGTCCGCCGGCCAGCAGCGCCTCGACCATCAACTCGGCGAAGCGGAGCGTGGCGGGCTCGGCGGCGTACGTCCCGGCCACGATCCTGGCCCCGTCCCGGTGGGCGAGCAGAGCCCGGCGGTAGCGGTGGAACAGCTCACGGACGCGGGGCTCCCAGGGCCCGGGCAGCCCCTCCACCGGCACCCCGGCCAGGATCGCGTCCGCCATCAGCTCCAGCAGCCGTGCCTTGGTCTTCGCATGCCAGAGCACGGTGTTCATCCGCACGCCGAGCCGGTCCGCGATGCCCCGGATCGAGAGCCCGTCCGCGCCCTTCTCGTCCAGCAGCTCCAGCCCCGCCCGCACCACCGCGTCAGGGCCGAGCCGGGTGGGCGCGGGATTCTCCGCTTGCTTCTTGGTCACCGACCTAGTCTACTGGGCGTCCTACGCCATTGGTCACTGACCAAGAAACTGAGGAGCCGCCCCATGGAACACGTCGTCATCGCGGGAGGCGGACCGACCGGCCTGTGGCTGGCCGCCGAACTCCGCCTGGCCGGGACGCCCGTCACCGTCCTGGAGACCAGGCACGAGCGCGACCCGCGCTCGAAGGCCCTCACCCTCCACCCCCGCACACTGGAGATCCTGGCCTTCCGGGGCGCCGTGGACCCCTTCCTCGCAGAGGGGCGGCGCATCCCCAGCGGGCACTTCGGCGGCCTGGACAGCCGGATGGACTTCGGCGTCCTGGACACCCCGTACCCCTTCACGCTCGCCCTGCCGCAGGCCCGCACCGAGGAGCTGCTGGAGGAACGCGCCCTGGCGGCGGGCGCCGACATCCGGCGCGGGCACCGGGTGACCGGCCTCACCCAGGACGAGGACGGGGTGACCCTGGAGGCGACCGGCCCAGAGGGCCCGTACACCCTGCGCGCCGCGTACGCCGTCGGCTGCGACGGCACCCGGAGCACCGTGCGCGCGGCCGCCGGGATCGCCTTCCCCGGCACGGACGCCACGACGTGGGGCTGGCTCGGCGACGTCGTCCTGGACGCCCCGCCCGAGGGCGCGGTGCACGCGGCCTCGGGTCCGGCCGGCGGCGTCATGGTCGTCCCGATGCCGGAGGGCGTCCACCGAATCGTCGGCGGCGACCCGGACAGCAACGGCCCGGACCACCCCGGCGAACTGACCCTGGACGCCCTCCGCGCCAAGGTGACCCGGATCGCCGGCACCGACTTCGGGATGCGCGACCCGAGGTGGCTCTCCCGGTTCGGCAACGCCACCCGCCAGGCCGCCGCCTACCGCAAGGGCCGCGTCCTGCTCGCGGGCGACGCCGCGCACATGCACTACCCGGCCGGAGGCGTCGGCCTCAACGTCGGCGTCCAGGACGCGACGAACCTCGGCTGGAAGCTGGCCGCGACCCTCGCGGGCACGGCCCCGGACGGCCTCCTGGACAGCTACCACACCGAACGCCACCCGGTGGGCGCCGACCTGCTGACCAGCACCCGGGCGCAGACGGCGCTGATGAACGCCCGCTCGGCCGAGGGCGAGGACCTGCGTGCCCTGCTCGGCGAACTCATCGCCACCGTCCCCGAGTTCTCCCGGAACCTGGCCGAACGGCTCTCGGCGCTGAACGTCGCCTACCCCGCCCCCCACGACCAGCCCGCCCACCCCTTGACGGGCCACCGCGCCCCCAACCTCGAACTCTCCGACGGCACGGCCCTGTTCACCGCCCCCCCCCCGCCGCTACCTCTCGCTGTACGAGACGGGCATGCAGATCCGGTTCGCCTCGGTCTTCGCGTTCTTCGTGGCAGGGGCGCTGGTGCTCGTGCGCAGGCTGCCGCCGGTGAACCGGCGGATGCCTGCCACGCTGCTCGCGGTGTGCGCCTGGGGCATGGTCGCCGGAATGCTGGCGGCGGCCGTCTCCGCGCCGTGGATCATCGCCTCGCACGGGCACGGCAGTTACCGCCTCCTGCCCCAGCTGGCGAGCATGGCTTCCTCCGGACAGCAGATCAACGTGGTGGCCTCGTTGCTCGGCTGTCCGGAGGAAGCCATGCTCGCCAGCTGGGGCAGGAGGCGGTAACTGCCGTGCCCGTGCGAGGCGATGATCCACGGCGCGGAGACGGCCGCCGCCAGCATTCCGGCGACCATGCCCCAGGCGCACACCGCGAGCAGCGTGGCAGGCATCCGCCGGTTCACCGGCGGCAGCCTGCGCACGAGCACCAGCGCCCCTGCCACGAAGAACGCGAAGACCGAGGCGAACCGGATCTGCATGCCCGTCTCGTACAGCGAGAGGTAGCGGCGGGGGGCGGCCGAGGCAGGGTCCGCGATGTCCCCCAGCACCCCGGTGCCGAAGCGGACCGAGTCCGGGGGATCGTACGACCACGGCGAGAGCCATTGCTGGAGATCGGCGACCACCCGGCCGCCGAGCACGTCGGTGGCGCCCTGGAGATGCAGCGCGTTCGCGCCGGCCCCCGCCCACCACAGAAGCGCCGTGAGCAGCACCCCTCCGACCAGCGCCGCTGTCGCCGCGCGTCCGTAAGCCATATCCCGCCCCCCGAACCCCGAACCCCCGTCGGACGGAAGATTACGGCCCGTCGATCACGCCCGGATCACGGTCGCCGGCAGGTGACGGACCGAAACGCGGGCGTTATGTCTGATTCCGGTGTCCGTGGCTTCCCGATGACGGCTGGGGCACGGGGGTGGCCCAGCCGTCATCGGGAAGCCACGGACACCGGAATCAGACATAACGCCCGCGTTTCGGTCCGTCACCTGCCGGCGACCGTGATCCGGGCGTGATCGACGGGCCGTAATCTTCCGTCCGACGGGGGTTCGGGGTTCGGGGGGCGGGATATGGCTTACGGACGCGCGGCGACAGCGGCGCTGGTCGGAGGGGTGCTGCTCACGGCGCTTCTGTGGTGGGCGGGGGCCGGCGCGAACGCGCTGCATCTCCAGGGCGCCACCGACGTGCTCGGCGGCCGGGTGGTCGCCGATCTCCAGCAATGGCTCTCGCCGTGGTCGTACGATCCCCCGGACTCGGTCCGCTTCGGCACCGGGGTGCTGGGGGACATCGCGGACCCTGCCTCGGCCGACCCCCGCCGCTACCTCTCGCTGTACGAGACGGGCATGCAGATCCGGTTCGCCTCGGTCTTCGCGTTCTTCGTGGCAGGGGCGCTGGTGCTCGTGCGCAGGCTGCCGCCGGTGAACCGGCGGATGCCTGCCACGCTGCTCGCGGTGTGCGCCTGGGGCATGGTCGCCGGAATGCTGGCGGCGGCCGTCTCCGCGCCGTGGATCATCGCCTCGCACGGGCACGGCAGTTACCGCCTCCTGCCCCAGCTGGCGAGCATGGCTTCCTCCGGACAGCAGATCAACGTGGTGGCCTCGTTCGGCGCGGCAGTCGTCACCGTGCTCGTGGCCCGGATCGCCGCCAAGGACGCCGGCCCACTGCCCCCGGCAGTCGTTCCGGTACGGGCGGCCCGCCTGGCCGCGACCACCGGCACCGCCGTGGTCGCCGTCTCCTTGCTGGTCCTCTCCTACGAGTCCGTCGCGGCGTCCATCCAGCGGGTCACCCTCTCCGGCGGGCTGCTCTCCGAGCCGGGCGACCTGCTCCGCACATGGCTGCTGCTCGGCGGCTGGAACGCCCCGGCGGCCGGTCCCCTCGGCCTCTGGTTCCTGTACCGCCTCGCCGACGTGCTGCTGCTCGCCGTGGTGTGGTGGGCGCTGCGGCTGCTGCCCGTCCTGCTGACCCGGGCCACCGTGCCGGCGATGGCGGCCGGCGGGGTCTGCGCGACGGTCGTCGGGCTGCTGGCGGCCCAGCTGTTCCAGTTCGCGGTGGTCGGAGCGGACTCGGGCCCGCGGTGGGGCCGGCAGTACCTGACCGGCGCTCTCGGCGGTCACGTCCCCGCCGCCCTGACCTGGGGCCTCCTGGCGGGCCTCACCGCCGTCGTGACCTTCCGGCTGGCCGGAGGCCGTGCGGAGGGCGCGGAGCCCGTGCTCCCCGTCCCGCCCCTCGCGCCGACGCCCGCGGATCCGCCGGAGCGGCCCGTGGATGACCGCGGCCCCCGTCCGGTCTCGCCGGGCGGGGGCCGCTGATGCCAGGGAGGTCCGGGTTACTTCGCGAGGACCGCCTTCATGACGTCCTTCGCGATCGGGCCGCCCAGGCCGCCGCCGGAGATGTCCGAGCGGGAGATGTCCATCGCCGTCGGGTCGATGAAGACCGCCACCGCGACGGACCGGCCGTCGGCGTTCTTGCCGTACGACACGAACCAGCCGTACGGCACCTCCTTGCTGACGTCGTCACCCCGCTGGGCCGTACCCGTCTTGCCGCCCACCGTCACCCCGTCGATCAGGGCACGCTTCGCACTGCCCTCCTTGGCGGTGAACTCCATCATTTCCTGGACCTTCTTCGCCGTCTCCTCGGAGACCGCCTCGCTCTTCTGCTGCGGGCTGTGCTCCTCCAGGATGGACAGGTCCGGCCCCTGCAGCTTGTCGACGATGTACGGCTGCATCAGCTTGCCGTCGTTGGCGAGGGCCGCCGTGACCATCGCCATCTGCATCGGGGTGCTCGTGAGGCTGCCCTGGCCCATGCCGGTGAGGGCGGTGCCGGGCTTGTCGAGCTTCTCGGGGTAGAGGCTCTTGGTGGCGAGCATGTCGCCGAAGGCCTCCGAGTAGACGTCCGCGTTGAAGCCGAACTTCTCGGCCGTCTCGCGCATCCCCTTGTCGCCCACCTTGAGGGCGGCGTCCAGGAAGACGTTGTTGCAGGAGTACTGCATGGCCGTCTTCATCGATGCCTTGTTGCAGACCGCGTCGCCGGCCTCGCTGCTGATCTTGCTCGACGACAGCGGCAGCGGGTAGGGCGAGACCGCGTCGGTACGGGCGTCGACGTCCGTGACGACGCCGTGCTCCAGGGCGGCGGCAGCCGTGAGGATCTTGAAGGTGGAGCCGGGCGGGAAGGTCTCGCGAAGCGGCCGGTTGGCCAGCGGCTTGCCCTTGTCGTCGACCAGGGCCTGGAACTTGTCGCCCTCCTTGAAGGAGTTGCCGGCGAAGACCGAGGGGTCGTACGAGGGTGTCGAGACCAGGGCGAGGACCTTGCCGGTCGACGGTTCGAGGGCGACGACGGCGCCCCGGGCGTCCAGGTCGGTCAGGCCCTTGTAGGCCGCCTCCTGCGCCTCCGGGTCGATGGTGGTGATCACATCGCCACCGCGCCGCTCCTCACCGGTGAGGATGTCCTTGGCGTGCCGGAAGGCGAAGCGCTCGTCCTGGCCGCTGAGGATGCTGTCGTACGTGTTCTCCAGGAGGGACATGCCCTGCGCCTGGGAGGCGTAGCCGGTGACGGGGGCGTACATCGCGCCCTGCTTGAACGTCCGCTGGTACTTGAAGTCGGTCCCCTCGACCTCCTTCGACCCCGTGATCGCCTTGCCGCCCACGATGATGTCCCCACGCGGGGTGGCGAACTGGGTGATCTTGACCCGGCGGTTGTGCTCGTGGGTGGCCAGCTCCTCGCTCTGCGCGTACTGGAGCCAGTTGGTCCGTATCAGCAGGGCCAGCATCAGCAGCCCGCAGAAAATCGCTATGTGCCGCAACGGCCTGTTCATCGTGCTCCCGCTCCCAGGCAGCCGAGCACACACGCACACGGGCCGCACCATCGATGTCCGGAGGTGATAGATGCGATTTTAGCGTCGATGGTTGCACGGGAGGTCACGGCCGACGGCTTCCGGGCCACCGGTCCTCACAGATGGGCGGCGTACGCGTCCAGGGCGCGCAGCACCTCCGCCTCCCCCGCCGGGGGCAGTTGCAGGACGACCTCGTCCACACCGAGATCCGCGTAGTACGCCAGCTTTCCCGGGGAGGGCCGGACGGCGTAGGGCACCACCTGGAGCTGCTCCGGGTCGCGGCCGGCCTCCTCCCAGGCCGCGCGCAGCTTCGGCACGGACTCCGACAGCCCGCGCCCGCCGATGGGCAGCCAGCCGTCCGCGTCCTGGGCGATCCGCGCGAACAGCTTCGGTCCCGCCGCCCCGCCGATGAGGGTGCGCGGGCCGTTCACCGGGCCGCGCGGCGCCTGCACCGGCTTCGGGTAGGCGTGGCTCGCCCGGACCGAGCCGAACTCACCCTCGTACGCGGTAGGTTCGTCCGCCCAGAGGGCGCGCATCAGGGCCAGCCGCTCGCTGCCGAGGGCGCGCCGGGTCGACCACTCCACGCCGTGGTCGGCGGCTTCCTCCACGTTCCAGCCGAAGCCGACGCCGAGCGTGAACCTGCCGCCGGAGAGGTGGTCGAGCGTGGCGGCCTGCTTCGCCAGGTCGATGGGGTCGTGCTGGGCGATCAGCGTGATGCCGGTGCCGAGTGCCAGCCGTTCGGTGACGGCGGCCGCCTGCCCCAGGGCGACGAAGGGGTCGAGGGTGCGGCCGTACTCGGGCGGCAGTTCACCGCCCGCCGGATACGGGGTCTCCCGGCTCACGGGGATGTGGGTGTGCTCGGGCAGATACAGCCCGGCGAACCCCCGCTGTTCCAGCTCGCGAGCGAGCCGGACCGGCGTGATCGTCTCGTCGGTGAGGAAGATCGTTGTGGCGATCCGCATGCGAGGCACCTCCGTCGTCGTCCGTGACGGTCCCAACGTATGCCGTGCGGCGGGTGAATCGGAGCCTCGCGAGGCGATTCAGTCCCGCACGACCAGCGCAGGGGTCTCCTTCGTCAGCACCTCGCCGCGGAAGAACGCCGGGCCCCGGCGCCGCATGGCCTCCATCAGCACCACACCGAGCAGCAGCAGCCCGACACCGATGACGAAGACGGAGCCGACGCCGAACACGGAGGACCCCGAGCCGTACGCCGGGTCCCACATGTCGTACAGGGTCTTGCCGAAGACCGCCGTGAGCAGGATGCCGCCGACGACCGGGAACAGGCCCTTGAAGACGAGGTCGCGGGCGGACCGGGTGAGATCGGCGCGGAAGTACCAGGCGCAGGCGAAGGCCGTGAGCGCGTAGTAGAAGCAGATCATCAGGCCGAGCGCGTAGATCGTGTCGACCAGGACGTGCTCGCTGACCAGGGTCATCACCGTGTAGAACACCCCGGTCGCGACACCCGCGACGACCGTGGCCCTGCCGGGGGTACGGAAGCGCGGGTGGACCCTGGCGTAGGAGGCGGGCAGGGCCTCGTACGCCGCCATCGCCAGGACCGTGCGCG from Streptomyces sp. QL37 harbors:
- a CDS encoding phosphogluconate dehydrogenase C-terminal domain-containing protein is translated as MATGSRTVAVIGAAGKMGQRVSDNLVKSDFTTLFAENSPKGQELIRELGRELTDGADAAAQADVVILAVPDVVLGTVSEQLVPVMKPGAILLTLDPAAAYAGLLTRRADVHNAVAHPCHPSVFLERTTKEEWADTFGGIAAPQEVVASFEPAAESADPAVQELAEAVISTMYAPVVEVHWVTVKQLAVLEPTLVETIACMVGALLTEALHETVHTVGVPEKAARAMLLGHTQVALANTLKGSNPFSDACLIAMDYGRESIVREDWKNVFKDDELDKVITRMLKIKEIRR
- a CDS encoding ribose-5-phosphate isomerase, with the protein product MSEKLRIVVGSDDAGHTYKEALRKDLEASGLVATVTDVGVDADGHTAYPKVAIAAAEMVARGEADRALLVCGTGLGVAIAANKVKGVRAVTAHDSFSVERAVLSNNAQVLTFGQRVVGLELARRLAAEWLTYRFDEASASAAKVALMDDYENKQEAAA
- a CDS encoding sugar phosphate isomerase/epimerase family protein, whose product is MYGLSTYAFFWRISDRAPRPLSLQEMLAQTRELGGEVFQICDYALIESYDDEQLDTLRATAAGHGITLELGTRGVRTEHLATYLRIARRLGVTLVRSMLNTADHRPSVAEATTLLREAVPAYAAAGVTLGLETYEQVSTDDLLAVVRGVDSPNLGVVLDPGNSVARLERPVDVVDATAPYVVNIHVKDFSFSRRDGWVGFTFAGCLLGEGLLDYGDMIRKVGPDERGINQIVEHWLPWQGDFDETARLEDRWTRHSINTLLRSK
- a CDS encoding triose-phosphate isomerase family protein, encoding MPAQNRPQVTIGVSLKMYFGHHETLNWARSIADLGARHPAVTSGTAELFVLPAFPALVPVTGILAGTEVRTGAQDLATEDSGPYTGEVSGAHLHEIGARYAEVGHAERRRLFGEGDTVVAAKTAAALRNGLTPVLCVGELDQVSPAEAATRTVAEAERVLATAAHDGPLAPVVLAYEPQWAIGAPRPASPEHIRTVCEALTAWLATQPSLSGSRVIYGGSAGPGLLTELGPCVDGLFLGRFAHDPAAVERILDEAREGAATCTA
- a CDS encoding TetR/AcrR family transcriptional regulator C-terminal domain-containing protein, with amino-acid sequence MTKKQAENPAPTRLGPDAVVRAGLELLDEKGADGLSIRGIADRLGVRMNTVLWHAKTKARLLELMADAILAGVPVEGLPGPWEPRVRELFHRYRRALLAHRDGARIVAGTYAAEPATLRFAELMVEALLAGGLREREAVWTAWTLVYFTLGLAQEEQALPDARGPAFARRLDAGEYPSLSRAAEHFEDASFDERFDYGISRILGV
- a CDS encoding penicillin-binding protein 2, translating into MNRPLRHIAIFCGLLMLALLIRTNWLQYAQSEELATHEHNRRVKITQFATPRGDIIVGGKAITGSKEVEGTDFKYQRTFKQGAMYAPVTGYASQAQGMSLLENTYDSILSGQDERFAFRHAKDILTGEERRGGDVITTIDPEAQEAAYKGLTDLDARGAVVALEPSTGKVLALVSTPSYDPSVFAGNSFKEGDKFQALVDDKGKPLANRPLRETFPPGSTFKILTAAAALEHGVVTDVDARTDAVSPYPLPLSSSKISSEAGDAVCNKASMKTAMQYSCNNVFLDAALKVGDKGMRETAEKFGFNADVYSEAFGDMLATKSLYPEKLDKPGTALTGMGQGSLTSTPMQMAMVTAALANDGKLMQPYIVDKLQGPDLSILEEHSPQQKSEAVSEETAKKVQEMMEFTAKEGSAKRALIDGVTVGGKTGTAQRGDDVSKEVPYGWFVSYGKNADGRSVAVAVFIDPTAMDISRSDISGGGLGGPIAKDVMKAVLAK
- a CDS encoding LLM class F420-dependent oxidoreductase; amino-acid sequence: MRIATTIFLTDETITPVRLARELEQRGFAGLYLPEHTHIPVSRETPYPAGGELPPEYGRTLDPFVALGQAAAVTERLALGTGITLIAQHDPIDLAKQAATLDHLSGGRFTLGVGFGWNVEEAADHGVEWSTRRALGSERLALMRALWADEPTAYEGEFGSVRASHAYPKPVQAPRGPVNGPRTLIGGAAGPKLFARIAQDADGWLPIGGRGLSESVPKLRAAWEEAGRDPEQLQVVPYAVRPSPGKLAYYADLGVDEVVLQLPPAGEAEVLRALDAYAAHL